A part of Candidatus Aminicenantes bacterium genomic DNA contains:
- a CDS encoding M2 family metallopeptidase, with protein sequence MKMQGKLIFILSAIIFSAVIAAAVVKKPAADLGEKAFQQFLRGYEAKVVPLSKEVALAAFQASISGSDEDFKRSADLQIQLNKVFADPAEFARLKAFKEGGQISEPLLKRQLDIIYDTYLENQIPVAQMEAMVKLQAQIEQKFNTFRARVNGNTLTDNDIEQILRTANDSRQLEAAWKGSKEIGRLVAPDILRLVKLRNKAAKQLGFANFREMQLKLSEQDPQAIESLFDELDLLTRDGFVALKKTIDAFLAARCGLNPEQLMPWHYQNRYFQEAPVIYPVDLDVYYKDRDLVRLTNDYFKGIGLPVDDIIARSDLFEKPGKYQHAFSSDIDRNGDARVLCSVKPDSYWMNTLLHEFGHSAYSKFNDPQLPWTLRDAAHAFTTEAIANLFGRFAASPAWLRDMSLIDAAEAQRVAAPSRDALRLQQMVFSRWAQVMFRFEKSMYENPDQDLNRRWWELVEKYQLLKMPAGRNEPDWAAKIHIALYPCYYHNYLLGELLASQLMVHIAGAILKSDDVEGQSFVGRPEVGRYLTEFVFKPGMRWPWNEMIERATGEKLTAKYYARQFVSGK encoded by the coding sequence ATGAAAATGCAGGGAAAACTCATTTTTATTTTGAGCGCGATCATTTTTTCGGCCGTGATCGCTGCCGCCGTAGTCAAAAAACCAGCTGCCGACCTGGGTGAAAAGGCTTTCCAGCAATTTTTACGGGGGTATGAAGCCAAGGTCGTTCCGCTCAGCAAGGAAGTCGCCCTGGCCGCGTTTCAGGCGTCCATCAGCGGCAGCGATGAGGATTTCAAGCGTTCCGCCGATTTGCAGATCCAATTGAACAAGGTCTTCGCCGACCCGGCTGAATTCGCGCGGCTGAAAGCCTTCAAAGAGGGCGGGCAGATCAGCGAGCCGTTGCTCAAACGGCAGCTGGATATCATTTACGACACATACCTGGAAAACCAGATCCCCGTCGCCCAGATGGAAGCCATGGTCAAGCTGCAGGCTCAGATCGAGCAGAAGTTCAATACCTTCCGCGCCCGTGTGAACGGCAATACCCTGACCGACAACGACATCGAGCAGATCCTGCGCACCGCCAACGATTCCCGCCAGCTGGAAGCGGCTTGGAAGGGGAGCAAGGAGATCGGCCGCCTGGTCGCCCCCGATATTTTGCGGCTGGTTAAGCTGCGCAACAAGGCGGCCAAGCAGCTGGGGTTCGCCAATTTCCGGGAAATGCAATTGAAGTTGAGCGAGCAGGACCCGCAGGCGATCGAAAGCCTCTTCGATGAATTGGATCTGTTGACCCGGGACGGGTTCGTTGCCTTGAAAAAAACCATCGACGCCTTCCTGGCCGCGCGCTGCGGCTTGAATCCGGAACAGCTCATGCCCTGGCACTACCAGAACCGGTATTTCCAGGAGGCGCCGGTCATTTACCCGGTCGACCTGGATGTCTATTATAAGGACAGGGACCTGGTGCGGCTCACCAACGATTATTTCAAAGGCATCGGTTTGCCGGTCGACGACATCATCGCCCGCAGCGACCTATTCGAAAAACCGGGCAAATACCAGCACGCCTTCTCAAGCGACATCGACCGCAACGGCGACGCCCGGGTGCTCTGCAGCGTCAAGCCAGACTCCTACTGGATGAACACCCTGCTGCACGAGTTCGGCCATTCGGCCTACTCCAAGTTCAACGATCCGCAGCTGCCCTGGACGCTGCGCGATGCGGCCCATGCCTTCACCACCGAGGCCATCGCCAACCTTTTCGGCCGCTTCGCCGCTTCTCCCGCCTGGCTGCGCGACATGTCCCTGATCGATGCCGCCGAGGCCCAGCGAGTCGCCGCTCCCAGCCGCGATGCCCTACGGTTGCAGCAGATGGTTTTCAGCCGCTGGGCCCAGGTCATGTTCCGATTTGAAAAAAGCATGTACGAAAACCCCGACCAGGACCTGAACCGCCGCTGGTGGGAGTTGGTAGAAAAATACCAGCTGCTGAAAATGCCGGCCGGACGCAATGAGCCGGACTGGGCCGCCAAGATCCATATCGCCCTTTACCCTTGCTACTACCACAACTATCTGCTGGGAGAACTGCTGGCGTCGCAGCTCATGGTCCATATCGCCGGCGCCATACTGAAAAGCGATGACGTGGAGGGCCAGAGTTTTGTCGGCCGGCCCGAAGTCGGCCGTTACTTGACCGAGTTCGTCTTCAAACCCGGCATGCGCTGGCCCTGGAACGAGATGATCGAACGCGCCACCGGGGAAAAACTGACCGCCAAATATTACGCCCGGCAATTCGTCAGCGGGAAATAA
- a CDS encoding Type 1 glutamine amidotransferase-like domain-containing protein — MADIVLFAGGRESSGPEGESLLARIFSLLGLQKPAVAYVGAASNDNRVFFMWIKSMLKKAGAGSVSLAALASKRADPAKARSLLQEADVVFVSGGDVEAGMRVLERTGADSWLREHHLAGKPFIGVSAGSIMLARSWVRWPDAGDDASAEIFPCLGLAPLLCDTHAEKEDWEELKTLLRFSGRDPGYGIPAGAALQVKADGSLAAIGKAVSRFQFRDGRLQRLADLDPA, encoded by the coding sequence ATGGCCGACATCGTCCTTTTCGCCGGCGGCAGGGAGAGCAGCGGCCCGGAAGGGGAATCGCTGCTGGCCAGAATTTTTTCACTGCTGGGGCTGCAAAAGCCGGCCGTCGCCTATGTCGGCGCCGCCAGCAACGACAACCGCGTCTTCTTCATGTGGATCAAGTCCATGCTGAAGAAGGCGGGTGCCGGCAGCGTGAGTCTGGCCGCCCTGGCCTCCAAGCGCGCCGATCCGGCCAAAGCCCGTTCGCTGCTGCAGGAAGCCGATGTCGTCTTCGTCTCCGGCGGCGATGTCGAAGCCGGCATGCGCGTGCTGGAACGGACCGGCGCCGATTCGTGGTTGCGCGAGCACCACCTAGCCGGCAAACCGTTCATCGGCGTATCGGCAGGAAGCATCATGCTGGCCCGGAGCTGGGTGCGCTGGCCCGACGCCGGCGACGACGCCTCGGCCGAAATCTTTCCCTGCCTAGGGCTGGCGCCGCTGCTTTGCGACACCCACGCCGAGAAAGAGGATTGGGAGGAACTCAAAACCCTGCTGCGGTTCTCCGGCCGCGACCCAGGCTATGGCATCCCTGCCGGCGCCGCGTTGCAGGTCAAGGCGGACGGGTCCCTGGCTGCAATCGGCAAAGCGGTTTCGCGCTTCCAATTCCGGGACGGCCGGCTGCAGCGCCTGGCGGACTTGGATCCGGCCTAA
- a CDS encoding ATP-binding cassette domain-containing protein, protein MSQAIVETRDLSFSFSRKKVINGLSVSFLKGEWAVIAGRNGVGKSTLLRLLAGVLLPDAGTIICADGVQPEKIGFISDALSLFENWTVARAIAFHCRVFAVTEFDARLLKCLGLNQRDRIKSLSEGERAILHLSLVLSQKPSLLLIDEVMHMLDPYIRDLFIEALIEHMAASQATVLTVNHTFSEIERIPERVLVMDEGRFVIDETTEVLRNQMKKVVSREPLPETLPCIFKKTDGIYKEFYIYPFQEEWRREHALDFQDIALPEIIKAFIGGGYDKKRMA, encoded by the coding sequence ATGAGCCAAGCCATCGTTGAAACCCGCGATCTGTCTTTCAGTTTCTCCCGCAAAAAAGTCATCAACGGCCTGAGTGTCTCCTTTTTGAAAGGGGAGTGGGCGGTGATCGCCGGCCGCAACGGCGTCGGCAAAAGCACGCTGCTGCGTCTGCTGGCCGGGGTGCTGCTGCCGGATGCGGGGACTATCATTTGCGCTGACGGCGTGCAACCCGAGAAAATCGGCTTCATTTCCGACGCTCTCAGCCTGTTCGAGAATTGGACGGTCGCGCGGGCCATCGCCTTCCATTGCCGCGTTTTTGCCGTCACAGAGTTCGACGCTCGTCTGCTGAAGTGTCTGGGCCTCAACCAAAGGGACAGGATCAAAAGCCTGTCGGAGGGGGAGCGGGCCATCCTGCACCTTTCCCTGGTGTTGTCCCAGAAGCCTTCCCTGCTGCTGATCGACGAGGTCATGCACATGCTCGACCCTTATATTCGCGACCTCTTCATCGAGGCGTTGATCGAACACATGGCTGCCAGCCAGGCCACGGTGCTCACCGTCAACCATACTTTCAGCGAGATCGAAAGGATCCCCGAGCGCGTTCTGGTCATGGACGAAGGCCGGTTCGTCATCGACGAAACGACGGAAGTCCTGCGCAACCAGATGAAAAAAGTCGTCAGCCGGGAACCCTTGCCGGAAACCTTGCCCTGCATTTTTAAAAAAACAGACGGCATCTACAAGGAATTTTATATCTATCCGTTCCAGGAGGAATGGCGAAGAGAGCATGCCTTGGACTTCCAGGATATCGCGTTGCCCGAGATCATCAAGGCATTTATCGGAGGCGGTTATGATAAAAAAAGAATGGCTTGA
- a CDS encoding GntR family transcriptional regulator, with protein MNLTIDPKSPLPAYQQVIQAIKLEVLSGGLRDGDQLPSIRDLAKLLKLNPNTVAKAYYALEAEGFSENRSGSGSRIKVPPGRQDVLRRSMLESEFRSFMEKAVSLGFSLEDIQLLIERIKK; from the coding sequence ATGAACCTTACCATCGATCCGAAATCGCCCTTGCCGGCCTACCAGCAGGTTATCCAGGCAATCAAGCTGGAGGTGCTTTCGGGGGGATTGCGTGACGGCGACCAGCTGCCGTCCATCCGCGACCTGGCCAAGCTGCTCAAACTCAACCCCAATACTGTCGCAAAGGCATACTACGCTTTGGAAGCCGAGGGTTTCAGCGAGAACCGCAGCGGCAGCGGCAGCAGGATCAAGGTCCCCCCGGGGCGGCAAGATGTCCTGCGCCGCTCCATGCTGGAAAGCGAATTCCGGAGCTTCATGGAGAAGGCCGTCTCGCTTGGCTTTTCCCTGGAGGACATCCAGCTGCTGATAGAGAGGATAAAAAAATGA